A stretch of DNA from Synergistaceae bacterium:
GGCTGGTGCTACGGCGGAATGATAGCCCACGAAATGGCATGTCAGCTTCAGGACGCAGGCGAGGAAGTGAAATATCTGTTCATGCTGGACTCACACGCTACGACAGATCCGGCATTAAGGCAAATGGCTAAAAGCATGTATGAAGCGTCGGGGCGGGAATATTTCGAGACAAGCCCGCTGTTTTCTGACCTGCGGGAATCAGGAATGCTTGAAGCTATGATAATCAACTCGGAGCATGTATATCACGACATGGCCACTCATATGCCGTCATTCTTCAGCGGCTCTGTAACATACTTCAAGCCCGATGTTGTTCCGGCAGAATCTTCCGGGAACGCTCGTAAATATTGGGAGAAAATGATGGAGTTCCCCGCCGGTAATTACAGGCCATTCTGCAACAAAGATTTATTCCGAATCATTCACACACCGCACGAGCATGATTTGATGATGGATGATCCCTCGCTTGAGATTATTGTCCCGGAAATTTACAGGGCATTGGGCATAAAGTGATAAGGCTGACTCTTCTCGACATTCGCGGACTTAGGCCAAAAGCTGAAGAGTTACTGCGGGGACTGCCTGAAGAGTTGCGGAAAAAGGCATTGCGTTACAGAAAAGAAGATGACCAACTACGCAGCATAGGGTCATCTTTTTTGTTGCTGAAAGCCGCAAAGGGTCAAGAGATTCATTACAGCCTTGAAGGAAAGCCGTTTGTTGACGGAGAAAAATACTTCAGCATTTCACACAGCGGGGATTATGTCGTTCTCGCTGAAGCTGATTCGCCTATTGGTGTTGACGTTGAGAGAGTCGCGGACATTGGGATTAATGATGACTTGAAGAATGTCGCATTGACTGAGAGGGAAAAACTTTGGGTGAAAGATTCACTGCTGAGATTCTATGTTGTGTGGACGAGAAAAGAGAGCCTCATAAAATGCGAGGGACACGGCTTCATTTCAGAGCCTTGCGAAATTGACGCACTTCCTGAGAATGATTTTGATGACCTTGTGAAGTATGAGGGAAAATTTTACCGCATTGAAAGTTTTATGTTTGACGGGCATATAATATCACTTGCCATAGAGACTGTACAATGAACTGTGTAAGAGGAAAATACACAGGAGGTTAGCATAATGAAAGAGGAAAGACAGGAAAAACTCAAGATTAGCAACGACTTGCTCGATGCCATGCTCGTAGGGGTCAAAACTCAAGACGATTTGGGTCTGTCAAGTAAACTGTGTATGAGATTTTTCTATGACACTTTCCGGCTTTGAAGGGTACATAATCAATTTCCGCAAGTTTTTTCAGGACGGCTTTTCTCATGGTGCTTAGAGAATGCGAGACTGCATTCTGCAAATACGGGTTAGAGCCTAGATTGTATGTCAGCCCGTC
This window harbors:
- a CDS encoding 4'-phosphopantetheinyl transferase superfamily protein yields the protein MIRLTLLDIRGLRPKAEELLRGLPEELRKKALRYRKEDDQLRSIGSSFLLLKAAKGQEIHYSLEGKPFVDGEKYFSISHSGDYVVLAEADSPIGVDVERVADIGINDDLKNVALTEREKLWVKDSLLRFYVVWTRKESLIKCEGHGFISEPCEIDALPENDFDDLVKYEGKFYRIESFMFDGHIISLAIETVQ